ACGTGGATGTGTCAGAATGACCTCGGTTGGTAGAGAATCTGGTTCCATGGGCATTTGTAATGGTATTTACATTAATAGGATGGTAACGTAGGAGATTGTGTTAGCTCGTTGAGTTTATGTTATAGTTAACGATTTCCTAATAAATTGTAAAAATTCACTTCGTACAAGTATACATTTACACTAGTCTGTTTTTTCATGTTTCGTTCCTAAATCGGTGTCATCTATGTCCAAAAAGAGACGCCTCCTGGCAAAAGAGCGAGATTGGCAAGGTTTAAGGTACAAACAAGATAATGAGTAACCTCTTTATATTAGTTTACACTCTGTAAAATCTCTTGATATCTTGTGCTCTTCTCAATAACACCCAAAACATTGGTTTGAGCTAAAGTGTGCAAAAATAGCGCACGCTATATTATTCGTGAAAAGTTAGATCCCCGATTTCTTCAAGAAGTCGGGGATCGGGACACACAAAACAAGGCTGATGAGATCGTTCAGTTTCTTGGAAGAAAAAAGCAATAACGCAATACAGTGGGGAAATTTGTTAAATATTTTTACATTTAATTACATTATTTTAAAAAATAGAATTATTTAGAAGGCATAGAGTTTTTATTTCTACGAGAAGTTGATACTTAAGAAGTGGCATATGTCACTCACCTTTTTTTCTTGTTCTGATTGACTTTTTATTCATACATCTTTATAATTTCATTTTTTGGATAAAAAGGAGTGAAGCATAGAGAATTTCTAAAAAGCTAGAATTGAGTCTATGCAAGCTATTCAACAGCTTTAAACATCTTATTTAAATTTAAAGTGACTGCTGGTGCTCGGCTATCGAAAAGTGCTTATTACATTGTTTAAAGTTATGTAGCCTTTTAATTACGAAGGTCAAGGCACTGCAGTAAACTAACCATGATTATGGATTCTTTTGCACTAAAAAAAATAGCAAAGGAGCTTTTTTTCGATGTCTCATACCGTAAAAATCTACGATACCTGCATTGGTTGCACACAATGTGTCCGTGCTTGTCCCACAGACGTACTAGAAATGGTGCCTTGGGATGGCTGTAAAGCGGCGCAAGTTGCCTCATCACCCCGTACAGAGGACTGTGTGGGTTGCAAGCGGTGTGAAACTGCTTGTCCCACCGACTTTTTAAGCATCCGGGTTTACTTGGGTGCTGAAACCACTCGCAGTATGGGTCTGGCTTACTAATTTATCTGGAAACTGGTAAAAAAGTCTCTAGATAGCAATCAACTTTAGGATTGTTGGGCATGGGGCATAGAGTATTGGGCATTGATTCAATACCCTATGCCTTATGCCCAATATTATTCTTTGACCCATGTTTTTTTGCCGAAACGCTACCATCGAAAATTGCCACAAGGGTACTGCGGCCTTCCCGAAGGGATTAGGCACGGTAGTTCAATGTGTTAACAACTATACTGGTTTAAATAGTAGTTATATATTTAAGCAATGTGCGGCATCGTTGGTTATATTGGCACTCAAGCGGCAACAGAAATTTTGCTATCTGGGCTAGAAAAACTGGAGTATCGGGGCTACGATTCTGCGGGGATCGCCACGATATGGGAAGGTGATGTTAATTGTGTTCGGGCAAAGGGTAAGCTTTACAATTTACGTTCTAAGCTAGAACAAGTCGAAACTCCTGCTCAGATTGGTATTGGTCATACTCGTTGGGCAACTCACGGTAAGCCAGAGGAATATAATGCTCATCCCCACATGGATACGGCATTGCGTGTGGCGGTGGTGCAAAATGGTATTGTGGAAAATTACCGTGAATTGCGCGAACATTTGA
This genomic interval from Scytonema hofmannii PCC 7110 contains the following:
- the psaC gene encoding photosystem I iron-sulfur center protein PsaC, translating into MSHTVKIYDTCIGCTQCVRACPTDVLEMVPWDGCKAAQVASSPRTEDCVGCKRCETACPTDFLSIRVYLGAETTRSMGLAY